The Punica granatum isolate Tunisia-2019 chromosome 4, ASM765513v2, whole genome shotgun sequence genome has a window encoding:
- the LOC116204872 gene encoding protein NTM1-like 9 isoform X2: MMASEMRAAIQKVPMGYRFHPTDDELLNYYLRRKNLGLEEVECVIPDVDICRWEPQELPGKFTESSIVEPKDLEWWFFCEQEPGPTAPRSTGGGHWKKTGETRELRSRNTKQMIGSKKILTFFQGTSSNKTKTDWVMHEFHLPSNALDGLSLPINRKNYVLCMIKCNSDEKANSTPSSHEYEYGRHEPMTIDTDGILELEPDDGSIPEDSVLAKMQSLEPLCRTSTNSPPEMVVFQGGVSTQGTSTNSPREMVEFQMDVSSSADSTPTPFSFERDSIELDSQLSSSEDSDVTDFLNQALIDQDDHFHGFETQTDVSQSGVIQDLDNNMFETLTPHEQHAVIMENKQTEKVESLHGYVPIDEKKGIVEDDFPKPTASSLRVKSPEVKSKKETPKITSYKPAEAKAQKHVPTKIKEEMLSACSSLTSINKPREAAIQVEGRTNAASSTTTKKKEINSIVALNEHEQAAQELKLVATRVKPMSSSSTNFGRKCCYSDPPAMYTCRKCCDSNPSTMYILILLGFIVTLMLIAIFSKIFDSVEYWDIY; the protein is encoded by the exons ATGATGGCCAGTGAGATGCGAGCAGCCATACAGAAGGTGCCAATGGGGTACCGGTTCCACCCGACAGATGACGAGTTACTCAATTACTACTTGAGGAGAAAGAACCTGGGGCTTGAAGAAGTCGAATGCGTCATTCCCGACGTTGATATTTGCAGGTGGGAGCCTCAGGAATTACCAGGAAAGTTTACTG AATCATCAATCGTTGAGCCGAAAGACCTCGAGTGGTGGTTCTTCTGTGAGCAGGAGCCTGGTCCAACTGCTCCGAGGTCTACCGGTGGAGGGCACTGGAAGAAAACTGGTGAAACCAGGGAACTCAGAAGTCGGAATACCAAACAAATGATTGGATCTAAGAAGATTCTGACGTTCTTCCAAGGAACTAGTTCCAACAAGACCAAGACTGACTGGGTTATGCACGAATTCCACCTGCCAAGCAATGCTTTAGATGGACTCTCCCTCCCGATCAAT AGGAAGAACTATGTTTTGTGTATGATAAAGTGCAATTCAGACGAGAAGGCCAATTCAACTCCATCCTCCCATGAATATGAATATGGACGACATGAGCCTATGACTATCGACACAGATGGTATCCTGGAGCTGGAACCTGACGATGGTTCCATACCAGAG GATTCGGTTCTAGCAAAAATGCAATCGCTAGAACCCCTGTGCAGGACTTCGACAAACTCGCCGCCTGAGATGGTAGTGTTCCAAGGGGGTGTCTCCACACAGGGGACTTCGACAAACTCGCCGCGTGAGATGGTAGAGTTCCAAATGGATGTCTCCAGTTCGGCCGATTCCACTCCCACGCCGTTCTCGTTTGAAAGGGACTCTATTGAGTTGGATTCGCAACTGTCTTCCAGTGAAGACAGCGATGTCACGGATTTCTTGAATCAGGCTCTCATAGACCAGGATGACCACTTCCATGGATTTGAAACGCAAACTGATGTTTCCCAATCAGGAGTTATCCAAGACCTG GACAACAATATGTTCGAAACATTGACGCCTCATGAACAGCACGCAGTTATCATGGAGAATAAACAGACAGAAAAGGTGGAGTCACTCCATGGTTATGTCCCTATAGACGAGAAGAAAGGCATTGTTGAAGATGATTTCCCCAAACCAACTGCTTCTTCTCTTCGAGTAAAGAGTCCTGAAGTGAAGAGCAAGAAAGAAACTCCCAAGATTACTTCATATAAGCCGGCAGAGGCTAAAGCACAGAAGCATGTTCCTACTAAGATCAAAGAGGAAATGTTATCTGCCTGCTCATCCTTGACTTCCATCAACAAACCAAGAGAAGCG GCGATACAAGTGGAAGGGCGTACAAATGCTGCAAGTAGTACTACAACCAAGAAGAAAGAGATCAACTCCATTGTGGCTCTCAACGAACACGAGCAAGCTGCTCAAGAACTGAAACTGGTTGCCACCAGAGTAAAGCCAATGTCGTCTTCTTCAACCAACTTTGGTAGAAAGTGCTGCTACAGCGATCCACCCGCTATGTATACCTGTAGAAAGTGCTGCGACAGCAATCCATCCACTATGTATATCCTGATTCTGCTTGGGTTTATTGTAACGCTAATGCTCATAGCCATTTTCAGCAAAATCTTTGACAGTGTGGAATACTGGGACATCTACTGA
- the LOC116204872 gene encoding protein NTM1-like 9 isoform X1, whose protein sequence is MMASEMRAAIQKVPMGYRFHPTDDELLNYYLRRKNLGLEEVECVIPDVDICRWEPQELPGKFTESSIVEPKDLEWWFFCEQEPGPTAPRSTGGGHWKKTGETRELRSRNTKQMIGSKKILTFFQGTSSNKTKTDWVMHEFHLPSNALDGLSLPINRKNYVLCMIKCNSDEKANSTPSSHEYEYGRHEPMTIDTDGILELEPDDGSIPEDSVLAKMQSLEPLCRTSTNSPPEMVVFQGGVSTQGTSTNSPREMVEFQMDVSSSADSTPTPFSFERDSIELDSQLSSSEDSDVTDFLNQALIDQDDHFHGFETQTDVSQSGVIQDLVQMFGLETQTDVFSSGVIQDLDNNMFETLTPHEQHAVIMENKQTEKVESLHGYVPIDEKKGIVEDDFPKPTASSLRVKSPEVKSKKETPKITSYKPAEAKAQKHVPTKIKEEMLSACSSLTSINKPREAAIQVEGRTNAASSTTTKKKEINSIVALNEHEQAAQELKLVATRVKPMSSSSTNFGRKCCYSDPPAMYTCRKCCDSNPSTMYILILLGFIVTLMLIAIFSKIFDSVEYWDIY, encoded by the exons ATGATGGCCAGTGAGATGCGAGCAGCCATACAGAAGGTGCCAATGGGGTACCGGTTCCACCCGACAGATGACGAGTTACTCAATTACTACTTGAGGAGAAAGAACCTGGGGCTTGAAGAAGTCGAATGCGTCATTCCCGACGTTGATATTTGCAGGTGGGAGCCTCAGGAATTACCAGGAAAGTTTACTG AATCATCAATCGTTGAGCCGAAAGACCTCGAGTGGTGGTTCTTCTGTGAGCAGGAGCCTGGTCCAACTGCTCCGAGGTCTACCGGTGGAGGGCACTGGAAGAAAACTGGTGAAACCAGGGAACTCAGAAGTCGGAATACCAAACAAATGATTGGATCTAAGAAGATTCTGACGTTCTTCCAAGGAACTAGTTCCAACAAGACCAAGACTGACTGGGTTATGCACGAATTCCACCTGCCAAGCAATGCTTTAGATGGACTCTCCCTCCCGATCAAT AGGAAGAACTATGTTTTGTGTATGATAAAGTGCAATTCAGACGAGAAGGCCAATTCAACTCCATCCTCCCATGAATATGAATATGGACGACATGAGCCTATGACTATCGACACAGATGGTATCCTGGAGCTGGAACCTGACGATGGTTCCATACCAGAG GATTCGGTTCTAGCAAAAATGCAATCGCTAGAACCCCTGTGCAGGACTTCGACAAACTCGCCGCCTGAGATGGTAGTGTTCCAAGGGGGTGTCTCCACACAGGGGACTTCGACAAACTCGCCGCGTGAGATGGTAGAGTTCCAAATGGATGTCTCCAGTTCGGCCGATTCCACTCCCACGCCGTTCTCGTTTGAAAGGGACTCTATTGAGTTGGATTCGCAACTGTCTTCCAGTGAAGACAGCGATGTCACGGATTTCTTGAATCAGGCTCTCATAGACCAGGATGACCACTTCCATGGATTTGAAACGCAAACTGATGTTTCCCAATCAGGAGTTATCCAAGACCTGGTACAAATGTTCGGCCTTGAAACGCAAACTGATGTTTTCTCATCAGGAGTTATCCAAGACCTG GACAACAATATGTTCGAAACATTGACGCCTCATGAACAGCACGCAGTTATCATGGAGAATAAACAGACAGAAAAGGTGGAGTCACTCCATGGTTATGTCCCTATAGACGAGAAGAAAGGCATTGTTGAAGATGATTTCCCCAAACCAACTGCTTCTTCTCTTCGAGTAAAGAGTCCTGAAGTGAAGAGCAAGAAAGAAACTCCCAAGATTACTTCATATAAGCCGGCAGAGGCTAAAGCACAGAAGCATGTTCCTACTAAGATCAAAGAGGAAATGTTATCTGCCTGCTCATCCTTGACTTCCATCAACAAACCAAGAGAAGCG GCGATACAAGTGGAAGGGCGTACAAATGCTGCAAGTAGTACTACAACCAAGAAGAAAGAGATCAACTCCATTGTGGCTCTCAACGAACACGAGCAAGCTGCTCAAGAACTGAAACTGGTTGCCACCAGAGTAAAGCCAATGTCGTCTTCTTCAACCAACTTTGGTAGAAAGTGCTGCTACAGCGATCCACCCGCTATGTATACCTGTAGAAAGTGCTGCGACAGCAATCCATCCACTATGTATATCCTGATTCTGCTTGGGTTTATTGTAACGCTAATGCTCATAGCCATTTTCAGCAAAATCTTTGACAGTGTGGAATACTGGGACATCTACTGA
- the LOC116204737 gene encoding probable xyloglucan endotransglucosylase/hydrolase protein 10: MRGNMKLRGDKIRLITLLGMIINLVRISSASVVSSGDFNKDFFVMWSPSHVNTSSDGRTRSLILDKDTGAGFASNEMFLFGQIDMQIKLIPGYSAGTVLAFYLSSDQPNRDEIDFEFLGNVTGQPYILQTNVYSDGFDNREERIYLWFDPTEDFHNYSILWNLHQIVFSVDSIPIRTFRNHADKGVAFPRWQPMSIKATLWNGDSWATRGGKDKVDWSKSPFIVSFANYTIDSCIWRGNPRFCRSNSPGNWWNWEDFSSLTPIQKRWFKWVRRYHMIYDYCQDNERFQGNLPKECSLPKY; encoded by the exons ATGCGAGGCAACATGAAACTACGGGGCGATAAAATCAGACTTATCACCCTTCTTGGGATGATAATAAACCTGGTGCGGATTTCTTCTGCTTCTGTTGTGTCATCAGGGGACTTCAATAAGGATTTCTTTGTGATGTGGTCTCCTTCCCATGTCAATACTTCTTCAGATGGTAGGACGAGAAGCTTGATACTCGACAAAGATACAG GAGCCGGTTTTGCTTCCAATGAGATGTTCTTGTTCGGCCAAATAGACATGCAAATAAAGTTGATACCGGGCTATTCAGCAGGAACAGTTCTGGCATTTTAT CTAAGCTCTGATCAACCAAACCGAGATGAGATCGACTTTGAGTTCTTGGGCAATGTCACAGGGCAACCTTATATTCTCCAAACGAATGTCTATTCCGATGGGTTCGACAATCGTGAGGAGAGGATTTACCTCTGGTTTGATCCTACCGAGGATTTCCATAACTATTCCATATTATGGAACCTTCACCAAATAGT ATTCTCGGTGGATTCGATCCCCATTAGGACATTTAGGAACCACGCAGACAAGGGAGTGGCGTTTCCCCGGTGGCAACCCATGAGCATCAAAGCCACCCTGTGGAACGGCGACTCATGGGCGACCCGGGGAGGCAAGGACAAAGTTGACTGGTCCAAGAGTCCTTTCATCGTGAGTTTTGCGAACTATACGATCGATTCCTGCATCTGGAGAGGAAACCCGAGGTTCTGTCGATCGAATAGTCCCGGCAACTGGTGGAATTGGGAAGACTTCAGCTCCTTAACCCCGATTCAGAAAAGATGGTTTAAGTGGGTCAGGAGATACCATATGATCTATGATTATTGCCAAGATAACGAGAGATTCCAAGGCAATCTCCCCAAGGAATGTTCCCTTCCTAAATATTAA
- the LOC116204873 gene encoding uncharacterized protein LOC116204873, whose product MMGLGKKVSRWHDILLHSRDVVFNFVVEITKESSAKMEVATDEPFTRIKQDTKKANPLLSVIVVGRRCQWATILIMVVGGALIAGSLGIKTYYEVRRLRKIELIKKKET is encoded by the exons ATGATGGGGTTGGGGAAGAAG GTCTCCCGTTGGCATGACATACTGCTGCATTCGCGTGACGTTGTCTTCAACTTTGTGGTTGAAATAACGAAGGAGTCAAGTGCGAAGATGGAGGTTGCCACTGATGAGCCGTTCACCCGGATCAAGCAGGACACGAAGAAG GCCAATCCGTTATTATCCGTTATTGTGGTCGGGAGACGGTGTCAATGGGCCACTATTCTGATCATGGTCGTGGGAGGTGCGTTGATTGCTGGGTCTCTGGGGATCAAGACTTACTACGAAGTGAGGAGATTGAGGAAGATTGAATTGATCAAGAAGAAGGAAACATAG
- the LOC116204113 gene encoding soluble inorganic pyrophosphatase 6, chloroplastic-like, translating to MPTVPIFLNVVCVSSIDFVLIHAATMPTSTHTYCGFKIILRVKPLAALALIDEGELDGKIVVISLDDPRASVVNDVDDFEMYFSLFTVVYFVIYGLTIDIFVVCTYKTHSGTGSVTKIPDGKPANKFGLGNKPANKDYSLKVIKETNESWAKPIKRSIPSGELSLG from the exons ATGCCAACTGTCCCCATTTTTTTGAATGTTGTCTGTGTTAGCTCGATTGACTTTGTGCTCATTCATGCTGCTACCATGCCAACTTCCACGCATACTTATTGTGgttttaaaatt ATTCTCAGGGTCAAGCCCTTGGCTGCCCTAGCATTGATTGATGAGGGTGAACTTGACGGGAAAATAGTAGTAATTTCATTGGATGATCCCAGGGCTTCCGTAGTGAATGATGTTGATGATTTCGAGATGTATTTCTCG CTGTTCACTGTGGTGTACTTTGTTATCTATGGTCTCACAATTGACATCTTCGTCGTCTGCACCTATAAGACC CACTCAGGAACTGGTTCAGTGACTAAGATTCCTGATGGCAAGCCCGCTAACAAGTTTGGTCTCGGCAACAAGCCGGCAAATAAG GATTATTCTTTGAAAGTAATAAAAGAGACCAACGAGTCGTGGGCTAAGCCCATCAAGAGATCCATACCTTCTGGAGAGTTATCTCTCGGGTAA
- the LOC116204735 gene encoding cilia- and flagella-associated protein 251 encodes MLKRSTSRNQRPRGVRMKHVLQIVVLVGICFWLIYQVKYSHDKRRELSGKDAKLSRKEEDGSDVVKLGRKDLNRVADVGGQNEKHVEEEEEEEDKHEDGEEDREEEMSKKEDDQSEETEKHDEEEGQEEEEGGKEREVEDEEETKDDEPENQDKPRDEVDRDEDFIDEEKEREEESSEDKETTEDKEASEDKETAEGNEEEEEEKQGLVEDENQSLAGDEAHDEVDRSIHEAREEHYKRDDASSAVAHDNNQLISSEMEKFDLDFANESKSITNTSNQYTNGGENVSMSDGKKIEMAEKGSDLKETEAQSKDNENETDAVKVLEDSPPQNSTVYTDNSLANITATEMNTEDLSTSPPNGTETIINPPQVQNSTVDVGHKNSNATSNGKGIDSVLATPSAGTVESTNSTGTDPRAAVSDQKLSSEAKGEGGDNLRLPSNMKDSNDNNIQHLHSEPNESGEAKTG; translated from the coding sequence ATGTTGAAGCGATCGACGAGTCGGAACCAGAGGCCGAGAGGCGTGAGGATGAAGCACGTTCTTCAGATTGTAGTGTTAGTGGGCATTTGCTTTTGGTTGATTTACCAAGTTAAGTACTCACACGACAAGAGAAGGGAGTTGAGCGGAAAGGATGCAAAGTTGTCGAGAAAAGAGGAGGACGGTAGCGATGTTGTGAAACTCGGGCGGAAAGATCTGAATCGTGTGGCGGACGTCGGTGGTCAGAATGAGAAGCAcgttgaagaagaggaagaggaagaagataaaCATGAAGACGGAGAAGAAGACCGGGAGGAAGAGATGAGTAAAAAGGAAGACGATCAAAGTGAAGAAACTGAAAAGCATGATGAAGAGGAAgggcaagaagaagaagaagggggaaAGGAGCGTGAAGTGGAAGACGAGGAGGAGACTAAAGATGATGAACCCGAGAATCAAGACAAACCACGAGACGAGGTTGATCGAGATGAAGATTTTATAGAcgaggagaaagagagagaagaggaatCTTCTGAAGACAAGGAGACCACTGAAGACAAGGAAGCCTCTGAAGACAAGGAGACTGCTGAAGGcaatgaggaggaggaggaagagaagcAGGGTCTTGTGGAAGATGAAAATCAAAGTCTCGCTGGGGATGAAGCGCATGATGAGGTGGATAGGAGCATTCATGAAGCAAGGGAAGAACATTACAAGAGGGACGATGCTTCAAGTGCAGTTGCCCACGATAATAATCAGCTGATCAGCTCGGAGATGGAGAAATTCGATTTAGATTTTGCAAATGAATCGAAAAGCATCACTAACACGTCTAACCAGTACACTAATGGGGGCGAGAATGTGTCCATGTCTGATGGCAAGAAAATTGAGATGGCTGAAAAAGGTTCGGATTTGAAGGAGACTGAAGCTCAAAGTAAGGATAATGAGAATGAGACTGATGCTGTAAAAGTCCTTGAAGACTCGCCTCCTCAGAATTCAACTGTTTATACAGACAATAGCCTGGCAAATATTACCGCCACTGAAATGAATACTGAAGATTTGTCCACTTCTCCTCCCAATGGAACAGAGACGATCATAAATCCGCCTCAAGTTCAGAATTCAACTGTAGATGTTGGACACAAAAATTCTAATGCAACCTCCAATGGGAAAGGAATTGATTCAGTTTTAGCGACTCCCAGTGCAGGAACTGTGGAGTCTACAAATTCTACAGGTACTGATCCGCGTGCAGCTGTATCTGATCAGAAGCTTAGCTCTGAGGCAAAGGGTGAGGGTGGGGACAATTTAAGACTGCCTTCGAACATGAAGGATAGCAATGATAACAACATTCAGCATCTACATTCAGAGCCGAATGAATCTGGTGAAGCTAAAACTGGTTAG
- the LOC116204874 gene encoding protein NTM1-like 9, whose protein sequence is MESMMWAAMKSLPVGYRFHPTDQELLCHYLYRKNIGLEESVCVIPEVDICRYEPPELPRKFRESSIVESKDPEWWFFCEQELGRTPRRSTNGGYWKKTGGTRDLRSSNGKEVIGSKKFLTFFQGNSSKSTKTDWVMHENHLLTDFPGLVQGNRKNYVLCMIKCNSYEKANSSPSHEYEQDEPMSINIAGILEPDTDNGFIPEICAIAAFGSSENAIARTPVQEPTAYIGKLCRAFDQFSQFLSNTIQRGLYSVGFALFCQ, encoded by the exons ATGGAGAGTATGATGTGGGCAGCCATGAAGTCCCTGCCTGTTGGGTACCGATTCCACCCGACAGATCAGGAGTTGCTCTGCCACTACTTATATAGGAAGAACATCGGACTAGAAGAATCCGTCTGCGTCATTCCTGAGGTTGATATTTGCAGGTATGAGCCTCCGGAATTACCTAGAAAGTTCAGAG AATCATCGATTGTGGAGTCAAAAGACCCCGAGTGGTGGTTCTTCTGTGAGCAGGAGCTCGGTCGAACCCCTCGGAGGTCAACCAATGGAGGGTACTGGAAGAAAACTGGTGGCACCAGGGATCTGAGGAGTTCAAATGGCAAAGAAGTGATTGGGTCTAAGAAGTTTCTAACGTTCTTCCAAGGAAATAGTTCCAAAAGTACCAAGACTGACTGGGTCATGCACGAAAACCACCTGCTGACCGATTTTCCTGGCCTCGTCCAGGGCAAT AGGAAGAACTATGTTTTGTGTATGATAAAGTGCAACTCATATGAGAAGGCCAATTCAAGTCCATCCCATGAATACGAACAGGACGAGCCTATGAGTATCAACATTGCTGGTATACTCGAGCCTGATACTGACAATGGTTTCATACCAGAG ATATGTGCCATTGCGGCCTTTGGTTCAAGCGAAAATGCAATCGCTAGAACCCCTGTGCAGGAACCAACAGCCTATATTGGCAAACTTTGCAGAGCATTTGACCAGTTCAGCCAATTCCTGTCGAACACGATTCAGAGGGGACTCTATTCAGTTGGATTTGCCCTTTTCTGCCAATGA
- the LOC116204736 gene encoding agamous-like MADS-box protein AGL23, translating to MVVSSLRPRMVVGSRRNVRTPKPSKGRKKIEIKRIANKSNQQVTFSKRRTGMFKKASELSILCGAQVAIIVFSPVHKIFCFGHPSVEAVLNRYLHGSNSQQDHQHQVAPAKKKEVLNRYLHGSNSQQDPQHQAAPAEKKDGNNNTLDAASIQALNLQYARTMKELEIEKKVVLNRYLHGSNSQQDHQYQVAPTKEMDGSNIALNAASIQALNWQYDRTMKELEIEKKRAVEIESEKGKSKSSGFWWEEPVDVEGMAVEELEQYILAIEELIGKAATKAEDLMTRSLLQPYTAGTASDGPENIGNLGPHGFGPPGFY from the exons ATGGTTGTGAGCTCTCTTCGCCCCCGAATGGTTGTTGGATCGAGGAGAAATGTTCGAACACCGAAGCCCAGCAAGGGCAGGAAGAAGATCGAGATCAAGAGGATAGCCAACAAAAGCAATCAGCAG GTCACGTTCTCGAAGAGAAGGACGGGCATGTTCAAGAAGGCGAGTGAGCTCAGCATCCTGTGCGGAGCCCAGGTCGCGATAATTGTTTTCTCCCCCGTCCACAAGATCTTCTGCTTCGGCCACCCGAGTGTCGAGGCAGTCCTTAACCGGTATCTCCATGGCAGCAACTCGCAGCAAGATCACCAGCACCAGGTGGCACCCGCCAAGAAAAAAGAGGTCCTTAACCGGTATCTCCATGGCAGCAACTCGCAGCAAGATCCCCAGCACCAGGCGGCACCTGCCGAGAAAAAGGATGGCAATAACAACACCTTGGATGCGGCCTCAATCCAAGCACTGAACCTGCAGTATGCCAGAACGATGAAGGAGCTGGAGATAGAGAAGAAGGTGGTCCTTAACCGGTATCTCCATGGCAGCAACTCGCAGCAGGATCACCAGTACCAGGTGGCACCTACCAAGGAAATGGATGGCAGTAACATCGCCTTGAATGCGGCCTCAATTCAGGCACTGAACTGGCAGTATGACAGAACGATGAAGGAGCTGGAGATAGAGAAGAAGAGGGCTGTGGAGATTGAGTCCGAGAAGGGGAAGTCGAAGAGCTCTGGGTTTTGGTGGGAGGAGCCGGTTGATGTGGAAGGAATGGCTGTGGAGGAGCTAGAGCAGTACATCTTGGCCATCGAAGAGCTCATAGGCAAGGCTGCCACGAAAGCAGAGGACCTGATGACGAGGAGCCTTCTGCAGCCCTACACGGCGGGGACCGCTTCGGATGGACCGGAGAACATCGGGAATCTCGGACCTCATGGGTTTGGACCTCCTGGATTTTACTGA